Below is a window of Acidobacteriota bacterium DNA.
GGCGAATGCGGAATCCCGGGGGCGTGCTGCCATGAGGACGCTGCGCGTCAGATTTGCCGTCATGCTGGCGACGGCGGCCGTGGTGCCGCTGCTCACGTACGGCGCGGTGTCGCTTTATTCGCTCAGCAAAGGCACGCGGCTCACCGTGGAAGCGGGCAACCTCAACGTCGCGCGCCAGGTCGCCGAACAGGTGCGGCGCTACATCTCCACGAACCTCCAGATTCTCCAGGCGCTGGCCGCAGACCTGGAGAACACGAACCTCACTCCCGAGCAGACCGATCGCATCCTGAAGAACTACGTCCTGCGTTTTCCGGAGTTCCGCGAACTCACGGTGGTCGACGGCTCCGGAAGCGCCATGGCGACCAGCCGCCTGGGTCCGCCAGATGTCCTGAAGGCCCCGGAGTTCAAGGAACTCACATCGGTTCGATCCAGGCTGGGTGCGGCGGCCGGCGGGACGATCGTGGATGGCGTCCGGATGTCGCCCGTATTCGTCGACGGCGACATGTTGCCGACCACGCTTGTGGCCGCGCCGTTAGGCCGCGGTCAGCAACAGGCCGGATGGCTTGTCGGCGAGTTCAGCATAGAAGAACTCTGGCGGATGGTCGGCCGCATCCGCATCGGCACATGGGGCTACGCGCTGGTCCTCGGTCCCGGCGGCGAATTGCTCGCGCATGGCAATCCCGAGGAGCGGTCGAGGGTCGCCACCGACGCTCTCGCACGGACACAGGGCGGCGGGCCACGCGGCAGCGATCCAACCACCAACGCGATCGTCGATCAATTACGCACGGCTGGCCGGGATCAGGCGGTCGTGCGGGAAGACGAACGACCCACCGGCGGGCGCCTGCTCGCGGTCGGCGTCGGCATTCCCGATCTCGGCTGGACGGTCGTCGTCTCGCAGCCGACGCGGGAGGCGAACGCGGTGGCCGAACGCTATCGAGACACGCTGGTGGCCGCCATCAGCCTGGCGCTGGTGATCATGATTCTGGTCGGCTCGGTGTGGGGCCGATCGCTCATCACGCCGATCACCGCCCTCATCAAGGGCACGCAGGCCATCGCCGAGGGACGACTCGACGAGCGGGTCGCGATCGAGTCGAAGTCGGAACTCGGGAGTCTGGGTGCCGCGTTCAACGGGATGGCCGATCGCCTCGTGGAACTGCAGGACAACGTCCGCAAGCAGGAGCGCCATGCGATGTTCGGACGCGTGGCTGCCGGTTTGGTGCATGACCTGTCGCACCCGTTCAAGAACGTCCAGAACAACTGTCGGCTGATGCTCAAGATGCACGACGACCCGGAGTACCGGGAGATGTTCCGCCGGACCGTCGATCGCGAGTTCGGCACGATCAAGCGCGTGTTCGAGGATCTCCGCAACATCGCGCGGCCGATGCCGCTCGAGCACTTCCCGCTCGACGTCAACACCCTGGTGGCCGACATCGGTGAGTCGATGCGCGCCAACGCCGACACGGCGGGCGTAGCGCTCAGTGTGGAACTGGGCAGCACGCGCCTGTACATCCTGGGCGACATGTTCGCGCTCGGCCGCGTCTGCCGGAATCTGGTGTTGAATGCGATCGAAGCCACCCCGCCACAGGGCAGCATCGTGATGACAACGGCTGCCCTCGACGGAAAGGTCCAGATACGCGTGGCCGACACCGGATGTGGCATCCCGCCTGAGCGGATCGTCACCATGTTCGAGGATTTCGCGACCACCAAGCGTCAAGGCCTCGGTCTCGGCCTGGCCATCGTCAAGAAGATCGTCGAGCAGTTGGGAGGAACGGTCAGCGCGTCGAGCGAGGTCGGGCGGGGAACGACGTTCGTGCTGGAGTTCGGGCGAATCTCACCGCCGGAGGCGGCAGGATAGGATTGGCCGGATGATCGGTCGCGTGGCACGGTCTGGCACCAGACCAGACCGCAGCCACACGACGATCAATTGCGAAACGCAGGCCTGACGGCCATGCGTTCCTTGTTACTTGCGCGGAAGAACGGCGTCCTTCAGCTTCTTGGCAATGCGCGCCTTGACCACGGTCTTGGCCGGGATCTTGATGGGCTCACCCGTCGCCGGGTTGCGCCCCAGGCGGGCCTTGCGCTTCTGGATCACCAACTTCACCATGTCGGGGAGCACGAACTCGCCCGAGCGCTTCAGTTCCTTCTCCGAGAGCATGGTCAGCTCTTCGAAGAACTCGCGCGCCATTACCCGCTTCACTTCGAAGCGCTCGGCAAAGTGCGCAAACAGTTCCGACTTGCCCATCCTACGGGCCTCAGCCATTGCTTCTCTCCTCGTCAAAGCGTGCGCGCATTGTCCTGCTGGATGGTCTGCCGTGCGCGCTGCCAGCGACCTCAGGAGTCGTCTCGAATGTCGTTGCATGCTAACGCGCACGATCGGCCAGTGTCAATCGCTCAAATCGCAGATGTGGCCCTGATTTCGGCCTCCAAGTGATAAAATCCGCTCCGATGTCAAGTGTCACTATCGATACATTCCCGAATCCCCGGCCGGGCCGCGACTACGAAATTGCGATCAGCGCGCCGGAGTTCACGTCGGTCTGCCCGATGACCGGACTGCCCGATTTCGGGGAAATCCGGATTACCTACGTGCCCGACCAACGCTGCATCGAGTTGAAGGCATTGA
It encodes the following:
- a CDS encoding sensor histidine kinase — protein: MRTLRVRFAVMLATAAVVPLLTYGAVSLYSLSKGTRLTVEAGNLNVARQVAEQVRRYISTNLQILQALAADLENTNLTPEQTDRILKNYVLRFPEFRELTVVDGSGSAMATSRLGPPDVLKAPEFKELTSVRSRLGAAAGGTIVDGVRMSPVFVDGDMLPTTLVAAPLGRGQQQAGWLVGEFSIEELWRMVGRIRIGTWGYALVLGPGGELLAHGNPEERSRVATDALARTQGGGPRGSDPTTNAIVDQLRTAGRDQAVVREDERPTGGRLLAVGVGIPDLGWTVVVSQPTREANAVAERYRDTLVAAISLALVIMILVGSVWGRSLITPITALIKGTQAIAEGRLDERVAIESKSELGSLGAAFNGMADRLVELQDNVRKQERHAMFGRVAAGLVHDLSHPFKNVQNNCRLMLKMHDDPEYREMFRRTVDREFGTIKRVFEDLRNIARPMPLEHFPLDVNTLVADIGESMRANADTAGVALSVELGSTRLYILGDMFALGRVCRNLVLNAIEATPPQGSIVMTTAALDGKVQIRVADTGCGIPPERIVTMFEDFATTKRQGLGLGLAIVKKIVEQLGGTVSASSEVGRGTTFVLEFGRISPPEAAG
- a CDS encoding HU family DNA-binding protein, producing MAEARRMGKSELFAHFAERFEVKRVMAREFFEELTMLSEKELKRSGEFVLPDMVKLVIQKRKARLGRNPATGEPIKIPAKTVVKARIAKKLKDAVLPRK
- the queF gene encoding preQ(1) synthase, producing the protein MSSVTIDTFPNPRPGRDYEIAISAPEFTSVCPMTGLPDFGEIRITYVPDQRCIELKALKYYLLDYRNRGIFYEAATNQILDDLVAVCQPRRMTVVGDFTARGGIKTSVSATFVKP